A single window of Verrucomicrobiia bacterium DNA harbors:
- a CDS encoding sulfatase — protein MKPFLFWGMGFLAGLGVWAMQAAAPPARPNILFIMSDDHAAHAISAYGSKVNQTPHLDRLAREGMRFDRCFAVNSICTPSRATILTGKYSHLNGTPVFNRFDGGQPTVAKMLQAGGYYTAMIGKWHLGSDPTGFDYWNILPGQGRYNDPVFYDARGARIYPGYVTDVITDLTLEVLKNRPKNKPFFVMSHHKAPHREWTPPPQHQARFAGRRIPEPATLRDDYAGRADALREQQQSVFRDLTRRDLKLIPPPGLTPAQSNQWLNVKPTEVEIEENGVKRVLRGEALDAWKYQRYMQDYLACVQSLDDNVGRLLDWLRANQLEENTVVIYTSDQGFFLGDHGLYDKRFMYEESIRMPFLVRWPGVVPAGRVETSLVINCDFAPTFLDLACQGIPEDMQGRSLVPLLLGAKPDDWRKSFYYRYYHDPGHHNTRAHYGVRTETHKLIYYWTKNQWELYDLVKDPEELRNIFHDPAQKETVKKLQEELKRLKAELKDEDQFATNQPPDGVDGPAPAWAPDFKPPAARKTAGATAQ, from the coding sequence ATGAAGCCTTTTTTGTTTTGGGGCATGGGATTCCTGGCCGGCCTGGGGGTTTGGGCGATGCAGGCCGCCGCCCCGCCAGCGCGCCCAAATATCTTGTTCATCATGAGCGATGATCATGCGGCCCATGCGATCAGCGCCTATGGCAGCAAGGTCAATCAGACGCCTCATCTGGACCGGCTGGCGCGTGAAGGGATGCGGTTTGATCGCTGTTTTGCGGTCAATTCCATTTGCACGCCGAGCCGGGCAACCATCTTGACGGGCAAATACAGTCATCTCAATGGCACGCCAGTGTTCAACCGGTTTGATGGAGGCCAGCCGACGGTGGCGAAGATGTTGCAGGCGGGAGGGTATTACACGGCCATGATTGGCAAGTGGCACCTGGGGAGTGATCCCACCGGCTTTGATTATTGGAACATCCTGCCGGGGCAGGGCCGCTACAATGATCCCGTTTTCTATGATGCCCGCGGGGCGCGGATTTATCCCGGCTACGTGACGGATGTTATTACGGATTTGACCCTCGAGGTGCTCAAAAACCGGCCCAAAAACAAACCGTTTTTTGTGATGTCCCACCACAAGGCGCCGCATCGGGAGTGGACGCCGCCGCCCCAGCATCAGGCGCGGTTTGCCGGCCGGCGTATTCCGGAACCGGCCACCTTGCGCGATGATTATGCCGGGCGGGCGGACGCGCTGCGCGAGCAGCAGCAAAGTGTGTTTCGGGATTTGACGCGGCGCGATCTCAAGCTGATTCCGCCGCCGGGGTTGACCCCGGCTCAGTCCAACCAGTGGTTGAACGTGAAGCCCACCGAGGTGGAAATCGAGGAAAACGGCGTGAAGCGGGTGTTGCGCGGGGAGGCCTTGGACGCGTGGAAATACCAGCGTTACATGCAGGATTATCTGGCCTGTGTGCAGAGTCTGGATGACAACGTGGGCCGGCTGCTGGACTGGCTCCGGGCCAATCAACTGGAGGAGAATACGGTGGTGATTTATACCAGTGACCAGGGCTTCTTCCTGGGGGATCATGGGCTGTACGACAAACGTTTCATGTACGAAGAATCCATTCGGATGCCATTCCTGGTGCGTTGGCCGGGGGTGGTGCCGGCCGGCCGGGTGGAGACCTCGCTGGTCATCAACTGCGATTTTGCCCCCACGTTCCTGGACCTTGCCTGCCAGGGCATTCCTGAAGACATGCAGGGACGCAGCCTCGTGCCGCTGCTGCTGGGGGCGAAGCCGGACGACTGGCGGAAGAGTTTTTATTACCGTTATTATCACGATCCCGGCCATCACAACACCCGGGCGCATTACGGCGTGCGCACGGAGACGCACAAGCTGATCTATTACTGGACCAAAAACCAGTGGGAGCTGTACGACCTGGTGAAAGACCCGGAGGAGCTGCGCAATATCTTCCATGACCCGGCACAGAAGGAGACCGTCAAAAAATTGCAGGAGGAGTTGAAGCGCCTGAAGGCGGAGCTGAAGGATGAGGATCAGTTTGCCACCAACCAGCCGCCGGACGGGGTGGACGGCCCGGCGCCGGCGTGGGCGCCGGACTTCAAACCCCCGGCGGCGAGAAAGACGGCGGGGGCAACGGCGCAATAA
- a CDS encoding LemA family protein — MHDAAGASGWPALVGGVLALLFLGLALRANRRRRLVDNLPTSKTTGVFIGLVELQGTAETPRPLRSFLAEIPCVYYQYEVAEHWSRTVTETYTDSQGNRRTRTRHESGWKTVDSGGRMIPFYLQDDYGAVLVRPEGATIEPRTVFSTICGRTEPLYYAKGPAWAVANSDHRRRFKEEAIPLKAPVYVMGQARERQDVVAPEIAADKSAPMFLISTRTEREISRGYGWAWYGWNLLGLLCAAGGAVISFQGQWPPVAVAALAGGGYLLLLLLGWMWVVFNSMVDLRNRVQQAWSLVDVQLKRRHDLIPNVVAVVSGLRDYEREVQETLALLRAQMQATAPGEPGPDPAAVGQRLLALAERYPELKAQEPFLRLQRELADTETRIALARGYYNEIATHHNLRLELIPDRFLARLAGMQPRPLMEANDFQRPPVVVDALPSPT; from the coding sequence ATGCACGATGCCGCAGGCGCAAGCGGGTGGCCGGCCCTGGTGGGGGGCGTGTTGGCGCTGCTGTTTCTGGGGCTGGCGCTGCGCGCCAATCGTCGCCGCCGGCTGGTGGACAACCTGCCCACGAGCAAAACCACCGGGGTCTTTATTGGCTTGGTGGAATTGCAGGGCACGGCGGAGACGCCCCGGCCGCTGCGCAGTTTTCTGGCGGAGATCCCCTGTGTTTATTACCAGTATGAAGTGGCCGAGCATTGGTCCCGGACGGTTACCGAGACCTACACGGACAGCCAGGGAAATCGCCGCACACGCACGCGGCACGAGAGCGGTTGGAAAACCGTGGACAGCGGCGGGCGGATGATCCCGTTTTATTTGCAGGATGATTACGGGGCGGTGCTGGTGCGGCCGGAGGGCGCCACGATTGAACCCAGGACGGTATTTTCGACGATTTGCGGGCGCACGGAGCCGCTGTATTACGCCAAGGGGCCGGCCTGGGCGGTGGCCAATTCGGATCACCGGCGGCGGTTCAAGGAGGAGGCCATCCCGTTGAAGGCGCCCGTGTACGTGATGGGCCAGGCGCGCGAGCGTCAGGACGTGGTGGCTCCCGAAATTGCCGCGGATAAAAGCGCGCCGATGTTTTTGATTTCGACGCGCACGGAAAGGGAAATCAGCCGCGGATACGGGTGGGCGTGGTATGGATGGAACCTGCTGGGGCTGCTCTGCGCGGCGGGCGGGGCGGTGATCAGTTTTCAGGGACAGTGGCCGCCGGTGGCGGTGGCCGCCCTGGCCGGGGGAGGGTACCTGTTGCTGTTGCTGCTGGGATGGATGTGGGTGGTGTTCAACAGCATGGTGGACTTGCGCAACCGCGTCCAACAGGCCTGGTCGCTGGTGGATGTGCAGCTCAAGCGGCGGCACGATTTGATTCCCAATGTGGTCGCGGTGGTGAGCGGGCTGCGGGATTATGAGCGCGAGGTGCAGGAAACCCTGGCCCTGCTGCGCGCGCAAATGCAGGCCACCGCGCCCGGTGAGCCCGGCCCGGATCCGGCGGCGGTCGGCCAGCGGCTGCTGGCGCTGGCGGAGCGTTACCCGGAGCTGAAGGCGCAGGAACCCTTTTTGCGTCTGCAACGCGAGCTGGCGGACACCGAGACGCGGATTGCACTGGCGCGGGGGTATTACAATGAAATCGCCACCCATCACAACCTGCGGCTGGAGTTGATCCCGGATCGTTTCCTGGCGCGCCTGGCCGGCATGCAGCCGCGGCCGTTGATGGAGGCCAATGATTTCCAGCGCCCGCCGGTGGTGGTGGATGCCCTGCCCAGCCCGACGTGA
- a CDS encoding NADH:flavin oxidoreductase, with amino-acid sequence MSFKLVRIPSLKTVAEFREHVASLGLELPCDEAILTGADSPLAAPAGAVRINGKIIGNRICISPMEGWDGTPEGLPSADTLRRWERFGQSGAKLIFGGEAMAVRPDGRANPHQIMIRPETLPGLKQLRETLVRAHAAQFGGTEDLVIGFQLTHSGRFCRPHDMKRWEPRVAFRHPLLDRRFGVTSEAQVFTDEEVEALIQCYITAAQVAAEAGADFVDIKHCHGYLLHEFLGAHTRPGKYGGSFENRTRILREIIQGIRASGNAIDIAVRVSAFDLVPFRPDPAQTTPGKLGPGIPEDYSQCLPYRYAFGVNPENPVEYDLTEPLRFVDLCAELGVKILNISAGSPYYNPHIQRPAAYPPSDGYQPAYDPLMDVARQITVTRLLKARAPRQMLIVGSAYSYLQEYLPHVAQAVVRQGWADLVGVGRAVLSYPGMLADALREGRMQSRFICRTFSDCTTAPRNGLISGCYPLDKHYTSKPEFQQLKAIKRQFAAA; translated from the coding sequence ATGAGTTTCAAACTGGTACGCATCCCGTCGTTGAAGACGGTGGCGGAATTTCGCGAGCATGTGGCTTCCCTGGGATTGGAGCTGCCCTGCGACGAGGCGATTTTAACGGGCGCCGATTCGCCGCTCGCGGCCCCCGCGGGGGCCGTCCGCATCAACGGCAAAATCATCGGCAACCGGATTTGCATTTCCCCGATGGAAGGCTGGGATGGGACGCCGGAGGGCCTGCCCAGCGCGGATACATTGCGGCGGTGGGAGCGGTTTGGGCAGAGCGGCGCCAAGCTCATTTTTGGCGGCGAGGCCATGGCGGTGCGCCCCGATGGGCGGGCCAATCCCCATCAGATCATGATCCGGCCGGAGACCCTTCCCGGGTTGAAGCAGTTGCGCGAAACTTTGGTGCGCGCCCATGCGGCTCAATTTGGAGGCACGGAGGATCTGGTGATTGGATTCCAGCTCACGCACTCCGGGCGGTTTTGCCGGCCGCACGACATGAAGCGCTGGGAGCCGCGGGTGGCCTTCCGGCATCCGCTGCTGGACCGCCGGTTTGGGGTGACCTCGGAGGCGCAGGTGTTCACGGATGAGGAGGTGGAGGCTTTGATTCAATGCTACATCACCGCGGCACAGGTTGCCGCCGAGGCGGGGGCGGACTTTGTGGACATCAAGCATTGTCATGGCTACCTGTTGCATGAGTTTCTGGGGGCCCACACCCGGCCCGGCAAGTACGGCGGCAGTTTTGAAAATCGCACGCGCATCCTGCGCGAGATCATTCAGGGCATCCGCGCCAGCGGCAACGCGATTGATATTGCGGTGCGGGTGAGCGCGTTTGACTTGGTGCCGTTCCGGCCTGATCCGGCCCAAACCACTCCCGGCAAATTGGGGCCGGGCATTCCCGAGGATTACTCCCAGTGTCTGCCTTACCGGTATGCCTTTGGGGTGAATCCAGAGAACCCCGTGGAGTATGATCTGACCGAGCCGTTGCGGTTTGTGGATTTGTGCGCCGAGCTGGGGGTCAAAATCCTCAACATCAGCGCCGGGTCGCCTTATTACAATCCGCATATTCAACGGCCCGCCGCCTATCCGCCGAGCGACGGGTATCAGCCGGCCTACGATCCGTTGATGGATGTGGCGCGGCAGATCACCGTCACCCGTCTGCTCAAGGCGCGCGCGCCCCGGCAGATGCTCATTGTTGGCTCGGCCTACAGCTACCTGCAGGAGTATCTGCCCCACGTGGCCCAGGCGGTGGTGCGGCAGGGGTGGGCGGATTTGGTGGGGGTTGGCCGGGCTGTGTTGAGTTATCCCGGCATGCTGGCCGATGCCCTGCGTGAGGGCCGGATGCAGAGCCGTTTCATTTGCCGCACTTTCAGCGATTGCACCACCGCCCCCCGCAACGGGTTGATCAGCGGCTGTTATCCGCTGGACAAGCATTACACGAGCAAACCGGAGTTTCAGCAGCTCAAGGCCATCAAACGGCAGTTTGCCGCCGCCTGA
- a CDS encoding SPFH domain-containing protein — MSTMQTASHREKVVETHNGWVMLPVVICLFLGSIALLIYSLVKGQELYRHPIWGLFILALLGLVGSIICMMGFFTLQPNEARVLILFGEYKGTVRRSGFHWGNPFYSNGPLKGGAEGESKSLLGRKQGLSSFTRYKISLRARNLNGEKLKVNDKRGNPIEIAAVVVWRVADTAQALFDVDDYESFVRIQSESAVRHLASAYAYDHGEDNEITLRSGVEEVSAALQKELQERLHKAGVVVEEARLTHLAYAPEIAQAMLRRQQAEAVIAARQKIVQGAVSMVDMALKELASKAVLQMDDERKAAMVSNLMVVLCGESEVHPVVNTGTLYT; from the coding sequence ATGAGTACCATGCAAACTGCCAGTCATCGCGAAAAAGTGGTGGAAACCCACAACGGCTGGGTCATGCTGCCGGTGGTTATATGCTTATTTTTGGGCAGCATCGCCCTGCTCATCTATTCACTGGTCAAAGGGCAGGAGTTATATCGTCACCCCATTTGGGGGCTGTTCATCCTGGCACTGCTTGGCCTGGTCGGCTCCATCATCTGCATGATGGGTTTTTTCACCCTGCAGCCCAATGAGGCGCGGGTGCTGATTTTGTTTGGAGAATACAAGGGCACAGTGCGCCGGAGCGGGTTTCACTGGGGCAATCCCTTTTATTCCAACGGCCCGCTCAAGGGCGGGGCGGAGGGGGAGTCCAAGTCGCTTTTGGGCCGGAAACAGGGTTTGTCGAGTTTTACGCGGTACAAGATCTCGCTGCGGGCGCGAAACTTGAACGGGGAGAAATTGAAGGTCAACGACAAGCGGGGAAACCCGATTGAGATTGCGGCGGTGGTGGTGTGGCGGGTGGCGGACACAGCGCAGGCGCTGTTTGATGTGGACGACTACGAGAGCTTTGTGCGCATTCAGAGTGAATCGGCGGTGCGCCATCTGGCGAGCGCCTATGCGTATGATCATGGGGAGGACAATGAGATCACCCTGCGCAGCGGCGTGGAGGAGGTTTCCGCGGCCTTGCAAAAGGAGCTGCAGGAACGGCTGCACAAAGCGGGGGTGGTGGTGGAGGAGGCGCGGTTGACGCATCTGGCCTACGCGCCGGAAATCGCGCAGGCGATGCTGCGGCGGCAGCAGGCGGAGGCGGTGATTGCGGCGCGGCAGAAGATCGTGCAGGGGGCGGTGAGCATGGTGGACATGGCGCTGAAGGAGCTGGCCAGCAAGGCGGTGCTGCAAATGGACGACGAGCGGAAGGCGGCCATGGTGAGCAATTTGATGGTGGTGCTGTGCGGGGAGTCGGAGGTGCATCCGGTGGTCAACACCGGCACGCTGTACACCTGA
- a CDS encoding DUF1080 domain-containing protein — translation MKNHHVFCGGLLSLFCSLAVLQGAVDPHLGVGAKPLPGAEVLFDGTRKMLDEKWTYWEGPRLAATLPIKWQIVPDPVDAGTVVSTADPAAAGGKYGAADIVTKKAFRDFRLHVEFLVMQPGGNSGVYLQNRYEIQILDGDKTKHGMGAVINESESPYHAYNGVGKWNAYDIQFRAARFQEGKKVEHALVTMYFNGIKVHTNVPITQVWGGPNSGLDGGRDGGKGITDTPGGIKLQAEGHDVRYRNIWIKEMNFEKPDTNF, via the coding sequence ATGAAAAATCACCATGTTTTTTGCGGCGGCCTTTTGAGCCTGTTTTGCAGTCTGGCGGTGCTTCAGGGGGCGGTGGACCCGCATTTGGGGGTGGGCGCCAAGCCACTGCCGGGGGCGGAGGTGTTGTTTGACGGCACGCGGAAGATGCTGGACGAGAAATGGACGTATTGGGAGGGCCCGCGGCTGGCGGCCACGCTGCCCATCAAATGGCAGATTGTGCCGGATCCGGTGGATGCCGGGACGGTGGTTTCCACGGCGGATCCGGCGGCTGCCGGGGGCAAGTATGGGGCGGCGGACATTGTGACCAAGAAGGCCTTTCGCGACTTCCGGCTGCATGTGGAATTTCTGGTCATGCAGCCCGGCGGCAACAGCGGGGTGTATCTGCAAAACCGGTATGAGATTCAGATTCTGGACGGCGACAAGACCAAGCACGGCATGGGTGCCGTGATCAATGAGAGCGAGTCGCCGTATCACGCCTATAACGGGGTGGGCAAATGGAATGCGTATGACATTCAATTTCGGGCGGCCCGGTTTCAGGAGGGCAAGAAGGTGGAGCACGCACTGGTGACGATGTATTTCAACGGCATCAAGGTGCATACCAACGTGCCCATCACGCAGGTGTGGGGCGGCCCCAACAGCGGGTTGGATGGGGGGCGTGATGGGGGCAAAGGGATTACCGACACGCCGGGGGGCATCAAGCTGCAGGCCGAGGGGCATGATGTGCGGTATCGCAACATCTGGATCAAGGAGATGAATTTTGAAAAGCCGGATACCAACTTTTAA
- a CDS encoding sugar phosphate isomerase/epimerase, which yields MKTEQPRRQFIRTSLAMAGLAASGGLTALAAAPAPGVRLGGPTFIRTDDPEELARECRRLGYGAAYCPNIKITDTERIRATAAAFAKHDVVIAEVGRWVNLLDANPEQRKKNLELVTEGLALAEAVGARCCVDIAGSFNPKVWYGPHPDNLSERFFEAAVENARKIIDAVKPKRAKFCYEMMGWSLPDSVESNLRLLKAVDRPAFGVHLDPCNLINSPERFYRNTDLLHECFDKLGPHIASCHAKDLFWEVEMNVHFREVIPGKGSLDYTTFLKRLAALPQQPPLMMEHLSKAEEYAEAARYIKEVGAKAGVAFLPAE from the coding sequence ATGAAAACTGAACAACCGCGGCGTCAATTCATCCGGACCAGCCTGGCCATGGCGGGGCTGGCGGCCAGTGGAGGTTTAACGGCGCTGGCGGCGGCGCCGGCGCCCGGCGTTCGCCTGGGAGGGCCAACGTTTATTCGGACGGACGATCCGGAGGAGCTGGCCCGGGAATGCCGCCGCCTAGGGTACGGAGCGGCGTATTGCCCGAACATCAAAATTACCGATACGGAGCGCATTCGCGCCACAGCCGCGGCTTTTGCCAAACACGACGTGGTGATCGCGGAGGTGGGCCGGTGGGTGAACCTGCTGGACGCCAACCCGGAGCAGCGCAAAAAAAACCTGGAGCTGGTCACCGAGGGCCTGGCGCTGGCCGAGGCGGTGGGGGCGCGCTGTTGTGTGGACATTGCCGGCTCGTTCAACCCCAAAGTGTGGTACGGGCCGCATCCGGACAATTTGTCCGAGCGTTTTTTTGAGGCGGCGGTGGAGAATGCGCGCAAGATCATTGATGCGGTGAAGCCGAAGCGCGCGAAGTTTTGTTATGAGATGATGGGTTGGTCCCTGCCGGACAGCGTGGAGAGCAATCTGCGGCTGCTCAAGGCGGTGGACCGGCCGGCGTTTGGCGTGCATCTGGACCCGTGCAATCTGATCAATTCCCCGGAGCGGTTTTATCGCAACACGGACTTGTTGCATGAGTGCTTTGACAAACTGGGGCCGCACATTGCCAGTTGCCATGCCAAGGATTTGTTCTGGGAGGTGGAGATGAACGTGCATTTCCGCGAGGTGATCCCGGGCAAAGGCTCGCTGGATTACACCACCTTTCTGAAACGCCTGGCCGCGCTGCCCCAGCAACCGCCCCTGATGATGGAGCATTTGAGCAAGGCCGAGGAATACGCCGAGGCCGCGCGCTACATCAAGGAAGTGGGGGCGAAGGCCGGGGTGGCTTTTTTGCCGGCTGAATGA